The genomic region AGCCGATTTATGATCAAAATCTTCCCTGAATTCTATTTTTCCGGCCAGTTTGAACAAGTCCTTTTTTTTACGGTTTTGCACCAGTTCTTTCAGAGCCAGGTTAACCAATTCCCGTTTGGTGTGAATCCCGGTCAAACGGATGGCTTCGTTTATTAATTCATCGTCTATGACAATATGGGCGCGCATGATGACATTTACCTGTGGTGTATGTTGATACACATCATACAAGCACCTGAGACGCTATTAAAGTTAATTCAAATGAAATTATGCGGCCTTCATTCAGCTTGTTCAAACCAGTTTTGTAAGGCCAAGTTTCGGAAATTCCCAAAATCCAGGGTGTTGCGAGTCACTAAAATTAATTGTTGAGTCGCGGCAATCGCGGCGATTTCTCCGTCAGCATAAGCACAGGTCAGTCCATGGCGCTGTAATCTGGCCCGCTCTTTTGCGTACCAATCCGCGGCGGCTTGGTCATACGGTAAAACAATCAAGCCATTGGCCAATAACATCGCTAAATAGGATTGTAATTGTTTTTTCCTTTTCGACACGGCCAGTAACTCACAGCCATAGGCCAGCTCATGCCAGACAATCGCCGCCGTTGCATATTCGCCATCGTGATCGGCAAGCTGTTGCAACACCTTGTCGTCGGGCTTTAATCGCGCGGGTTCGGACAGGATGTTACTGTCCAGCAGATAGCTTATTCGTCCCATGAAAACTTCCGTTCCTGACCGGAGGCGCGTAACTGTTTAAGTTCGGCTTCAGTCAACGCGCTGTCCTCATCC from Methylosarcina fibrata AML-C10 harbors:
- a CDS encoding type II toxin-antitoxin system VapC family toxin encodes the protein MGRISYLLDSNILSEPARLKPDDKVLQQLADHDGEYATAAIVWHELAYGCELLAVSKRKKQLQSYLAMLLANGLIVLPYDQAAADWYAKERARLQRHGLTCAYADGEIAAIAATQQLILVTRNTLDFGNFRNLALQNWFEQAE
- a CDS encoding type II toxin-antitoxin system VapB family antitoxin; this translates as MRAHIVIDDELINEAIRLTGIHTKRELVNLALKELVQNRKKKDLFKLAGKIEFREDFDHKSARSLRHDFD